One Edaphobacter flagellatus genomic region harbors:
- a CDS encoding (Fe-S)-binding protein: MTAGTRGFAGTFLFFQQQGLHLSATLAEPEHFSMLESALLVVCVLASAGLFFWRFGPILRNILRSKKDADFSLSPIGRRVWDFFWEVLCQGKVIRQRPLPGLAHAFVFWGFLAFALVSLNHMANGLGLGFLPPTSLVGRFYFIFAAVWALLVAVSIAGLFVRRFFVRPVWLGTKVSYESGFIAFLIFVLMVTYLGAFFVDDGGSTVKALWWLHTLALLIFLPLIPHTKHLHLVLSPITVFFKRDGFAKIPPLTGDEDFGLVAGKDVTQLISLQTYSCVECGRCTEHCPAATTGKVLNPKEIVLGMRSYLNEFGPASEVALLAESRTPAPTDPHQRLLSMEAAFECTTCGSCEYQCPVGIQHVPIIVGLRRGATNTGAWEDDYGTKLFLALEKNGNALGLSAMERDKFIQKQQFPIFDGTQEYCLWLGCMGGYDPKGREIIADFARVMQHLGTSFGVLKKEKCTGDPARRLGNDLVFQTLAENGLKAFETAKVQKIVAICPHCVRTIANDWREFGVAPEIEHHSEFMARHKDRLPKQSGESIVYHDPCYLGRYQDIYAEPREVVEQAGTLVEAPRSHERSFCCGAGGGLAFLGEEQGERVSHVRAKELAGTGAKVVGTACPFCNTMFRDALTAVSDAPPQLLDIAQLTARALPAMEQKEAGGVQ; the protein is encoded by the coding sequence GTGACGGCAGGTACCCGTGGCTTTGCGGGAACCTTTCTTTTTTTTCAACAACAGGGATTGCATCTTTCAGCAACGCTGGCCGAGCCGGAGCACTTCTCCATGCTTGAGTCGGCGTTGCTTGTCGTTTGCGTGCTTGCCTCGGCAGGACTTTTTTTCTGGCGCTTCGGGCCGATCCTGCGCAATATTCTGCGGTCGAAGAAGGATGCTGATTTTTCGCTGAGCCCGATCGGGCGGCGCGTGTGGGATTTCTTCTGGGAGGTCCTCTGCCAGGGCAAGGTGATTCGTCAGCGACCGTTGCCCGGACTTGCGCATGCTTTTGTGTTCTGGGGATTTCTTGCGTTTGCGCTGGTGAGCCTGAACCACATGGCGAACGGGCTAGGACTGGGCTTTCTTCCTCCTACCAGTCTTGTGGGGCGCTTCTACTTCATATTTGCCGCGGTGTGGGCGTTGCTTGTGGCGGTATCGATTGCAGGATTGTTCGTCCGGCGATTTTTTGTGCGGCCCGTGTGGCTGGGCACGAAGGTCTCGTATGAGTCGGGCTTTATCGCCTTCCTCATCTTCGTGCTGATGGTGACTTATCTTGGAGCGTTCTTCGTCGATGATGGCGGGAGCACAGTCAAGGCATTGTGGTGGCTGCACACGCTGGCGCTGCTGATCTTTCTGCCGCTCATTCCGCATACGAAGCATCTGCACCTTGTGCTGTCGCCGATCACGGTCTTCTTCAAACGAGATGGGTTTGCGAAGATTCCTCCGCTGACGGGCGATGAGGATTTCGGACTGGTTGCGGGTAAGGATGTGACGCAGCTGATTTCGCTACAGACATACAGCTGCGTGGAGTGCGGACGCTGCACGGAGCACTGCCCTGCAGCCACGACCGGCAAGGTGCTTAATCCGAAAGAGATTGTGCTGGGGATGCGGAGCTATCTGAACGAGTTTGGTCCGGCGTCGGAGGTGGCGCTGCTTGCAGAGAGCCGTACGCCTGCGCCGACCGATCCGCACCAGCGGCTGCTGAGCATGGAGGCTGCGTTTGAGTGCACGACATGCGGAAGCTGCGAGTATCAGTGTCCGGTAGGAATTCAACATGTGCCGATCATCGTGGGTCTGCGGCGGGGCGCGACCAACACGGGCGCGTGGGAGGACGACTACGGGACGAAGCTCTTTCTCGCGCTCGAGAAGAACGGCAATGCGCTGGGGCTGAGCGCGATGGAGCGCGACAAGTTTATCCAGAAGCAGCAGTTTCCGATCTTCGACGGCACGCAGGAGTATTGCCTGTGGCTGGGCTGCATGGGCGGATACGATCCAAAGGGACGCGAGATCATCGCCGACTTCGCGCGCGTGATGCAGCATCTGGGTACGAGCTTTGGCGTGTTGAAGAAGGAGAAGTGCACGGGCGATCCGGCGCGGCGGCTGGGCAACGATCTTGTCTTTCAGACGCTGGCGGAGAACGGGCTGAAGGCTTTTGAGACGGCGAAAGTACAGAAGATCGTCGCGATCTGTCCGCATTGCGTTCGCACGATTGCGAATGACTGGCGTGAGTTTGGAGTGGCTCCGGAGATCGAGCATCACTCGGAGTTCATGGCGCGGCATAAGGACCGCTTACCCAAGCAGAGCGGCGAGAGCATTGTCTATCACGATCCGTGCTATCTGGGGCGTTATCAGGATATCTATGCGGAGCCGCGCGAGGTGGTGGAGCAGGCCGGCACATTGGTGGAGGCGCCTCGTTCGCATGAACGCAGCTTCTGCTGCGGTGCGGGGGGCGGGCTGGCCTTTCTGGGTGAAGAGCAGGGCGAGCGGGTGAGCCATGTTCGCGCGAAGGAGCTGGCAGGCACGGGCGCGAAGGTGGTGGGCACGGCATGTCCGTTCTGCAATACGATGTTTCGCGATGCGCTGACAGCGGTGAGCGATGCTCCGCCGCAGCTGTTGGACATCGCACAACTGACGGCGCGGGCGTTGCCTGCAATGGAGCAAAAGGAAGCTGGAGGAGTGCAGTGA
- a CDS encoding electron transfer flavoprotein subunit beta/FixA family protein, producing MKIVVAIKQVPERDAQIRVAADGKWIEEDDLNYTINEPDAYALEEALQLKEKNGTGEVIVVCAGPERVQTTLREALAKGADRAIHIEADDLGSRDTLGVAQILADAVKAESPDLILTGLQSDDLGLGQTGVVLAELLGIPHATIIMQVETTGAGLKVKRELEDGWFQHVEMPLPALLTIQSGGNKLRYATLMGIKKAKTKELKTVGAAAATASPAIALERVYLPEKQKKTEMLTGSPDQVAAQIVEKLKFEVRVI from the coding sequence GTGAAGATTGTTGTAGCGATCAAACAGGTGCCGGAGAGAGACGCGCAGATTCGCGTTGCTGCGGACGGCAAGTGGATTGAAGAGGACGACCTGAACTACACCATCAACGAGCCGGACGCCTATGCGCTGGAAGAGGCGTTGCAGTTGAAGGAGAAGAACGGCACGGGCGAAGTGATCGTGGTATGCGCCGGGCCGGAACGCGTGCAGACGACGCTGCGCGAGGCTCTTGCCAAGGGTGCTGACCGCGCGATTCACATCGAGGCAGATGATCTGGGCTCGCGTGACACGCTCGGCGTTGCGCAGATTCTGGCGGATGCGGTGAAGGCAGAGTCTCCTGATCTGATTTTGACGGGCCTGCAGTCGGACGATCTTGGCCTGGGGCAGACCGGCGTTGTGCTGGCCGAGCTGCTTGGCATTCCGCACGCGACCATCATCATGCAGGTTGAGACGACGGGCGCGGGTCTGAAGGTGAAGCGCGAGCTGGAGGATGGCTGGTTCCAGCATGTCGAGATGCCTTTGCCAGCACTGCTGACGATTCAATCGGGTGGCAACAAGCTACGCTATGCGACGCTGATGGGCATCAAGAAGGCGAAGACGAAGGAGCTGAAGACGGTGGGCGCTGCGGCGGCTACGGCGAGTCCGGCGATTGCGCTGGAGCGTGTGTATCTGCCGGAGAAGCAGAAGAAGACGGAGATGCTGACGGGCTCGCCGGATCAGGTGGCGGCGCAGATTGTCGAGAAGCTGAAGTTTGAGGTGAGGG